In Ancalomicrobiaceae bacterium S20, the following proteins share a genomic window:
- a CDS encoding AraC family transcriptional regulator translates to MVEKTEPQASFVRFELPPGGRVELNRIFHETVVVIAFVGSVWHSRQGGRDYLEVPGSVVLRDAGEVFDTRTLEVDPVHGSLCREIHLAPKQISDLLGEVGLSIDFGQAVLGNRLLYEQVVATHSAHETDGCALLRSSALASMVLSLAEATAGRVANLPGDRRHAIVVDYLRENYDRAVTLQELADVARANPFVLLRQFKRDYGVTPHEYLRVHRVNRAREFIRRGFRLAEVAALCGFADQSHLNRQFKRTVGVTPGKLIVSGA, encoded by the coding sequence ATGGTCGAGAAGACCGAGCCGCAGGCGTCGTTCGTGCGGTTCGAACTGCCGCCGGGCGGGCGGGTCGAGCTCAATCGGATCTTTCACGAGACGGTCGTGGTGATCGCCTTCGTCGGGTCGGTCTGGCACAGCCGGCAGGGCGGGCGCGACTATCTGGAAGTGCCGGGCTCGGTCGTGCTGCGCGATGCGGGCGAGGTGTTCGACACCCGCACGCTCGAGGTCGATCCGGTCCATGGCTCGCTCTGCCGCGAGATCCATCTGGCGCCGAAGCAGATTTCCGATCTGCTCGGCGAGGTCGGCCTGTCGATCGATTTCGGCCAGGCCGTGCTCGGCAATCGGCTGCTCTACGAGCAGGTGGTGGCGACCCACAGCGCCCACGAGACCGATGGCTGCGCGCTGCTGCGCTCCTCCGCGCTCGCCTCGATGGTGCTCTCGCTCGCCGAGGCGACGGCCGGGCGGGTGGCGAACCTGCCGGGTGACCGCCGCCATGCGATCGTCGTCGACTACCTGCGCGAGAACTACGACCGTGCGGTCACACTCCAGGAGCTGGCGGACGTGGCCAGGGCCAATCCCTTCGTGCTGCTGCGCCAGTTCAAGCGCGACTATGGCGTGACCCCGCACGAGTATCTGCGCGTCCACCGCGTCAATCGGGCGCGGGAGTTCATCCGCCGCGGCTTCCGGCTCGCCGAGGTCGCCGCGCTTTGCGGCTTCGCCGACCAGAGCCACCTCAATCGCCAGTTCAAGCGCACCGTCGGCGTCACGCCCGGCAAGCTGATCGTCTCTGGCGCATAG
- a CDS encoding TonB-dependent siderophore receptor, whose product MRGRRRAGCPRRGDGGAARDRDRGRGAGSNRLPEFAGGQVARGGALGLLGAKDTFRAPFSQTSYTSETIRNLQAATVGDALVLDPSVRLQTPPGGILDSFYIRGLPIGEGTSGEVAFDGVYGVAPGFRVFTDYVDRIEVFKGPSAMLGGMSPNGGVGGVVNVVPKRAEADLTRVGFGYATDAQFGTHFDVARRYGDNREFGIRANGSFTGGKTALAHQSDKALVGSLALDYQGERFRIWSYLYGQNERLDAPTRPFAIAKGIAVPRAPNGANNPTQPWEWSNAFDTGALVKTEVDLSDQVTAFANIGGAHGEVERFFGLPTIVNARGDTTTTPQYYDLRVDRFTAEGGLRAKFDTGFVSHAASVQVIRYRDDQYRALPAGKAYLSNIYTPATIAEQGYVVPSTVPKLSDTTLTSLAVVDTMSVLDERIALTLGVRQQRVESHNFSTTTGAVTAAYDRSAATPMAGLVVRPLDFVSFYGNYIEGLSKGDVAPTTARNAGEVFAPYRSKQVEAGVKFDLGRIGLTFGAFQITKPSGELNGGVYSVGGEQRIRGFEVETFGAITPDLRAVGGFTVLDGRITKTATLANLGKTPIGVAPFQASFGVEWDWPGLKDLTLSGTVVYTGRQYVDSANTQSLPDWTRLDLGARYATTIGDRKATWRASVVNVADTKYWAGVASFGTFAQGVPRTFRVSFDMDL is encoded by the coding sequence GTGCGTGGTCGCAGGCGCGCGGGCTGTCCGCGCCGAGGAGACGGTGGCGCTGCCCGAGATCGTGATCGAGGGCGCGGGGCGGGCTCGAACCGGCTGCCGGAGTTCGCCGGCGGCCAGGTCGCGCGCGGCGGCGCGCTCGGCCTGCTCGGGGCGAAGGACACGTTCCGGGCGCCGTTCTCGCAGACGAGCTACACCTCCGAAACGATCCGGAACCTGCAGGCCGCGACGGTCGGCGATGCGCTGGTGCTCGATCCATCGGTGCGCCTGCAGACGCCGCCGGGCGGCATCCTCGATTCCTTCTACATCCGTGGTCTGCCGATCGGGGAGGGCACGTCCGGCGAGGTCGCCTTCGACGGCGTCTATGGCGTGGCGCCGGGCTTCCGCGTGTTCACCGACTACGTTGACCGGATCGAGGTGTTCAAGGGCCCCTCGGCGATGCTCGGCGGCATGTCGCCGAACGGCGGCGTCGGCGGCGTGGTCAACGTGGTGCCGAAGCGCGCCGAGGCCGATCTCACCCGCGTCGGCTTCGGCTACGCGACCGACGCGCAGTTCGGCACCCATTTCGATGTCGCGCGCCGCTACGGCGACAACCGCGAATTCGGCATTCGCGCCAACGGCTCGTTCACGGGCGGCAAGACCGCGCTCGCCCACCAGAGCGACAAGGCGCTGGTCGGCTCGCTGGCGCTCGACTATCAGGGCGAGCGCTTCCGGATCTGGTCCTATCTCTACGGCCAGAACGAGCGGCTCGACGCGCCGACGCGGCCCTTCGCGATCGCCAAGGGCATCGCCGTGCCGCGGGCGCCGAACGGCGCGAACAATCCGACGCAACCGTGGGAATGGTCGAACGCCTTCGATACCGGCGCGCTGGTCAAGACCGAAGTCGACCTGTCGGACCAGGTGACGGCATTCGCCAATATCGGCGGCGCGCATGGCGAGGTCGAGCGCTTCTTCGGTCTGCCGACGATCGTCAATGCCCGCGGCGATACGACCACGACGCCGCAATACTACGATCTGCGCGTCGATCGCTTCACGGCCGAGGGCGGGCTCCGCGCCAAGTTCGATACCGGCTTCGTCAGCCATGCCGCTTCGGTGCAGGTCATCCGCTACCGCGACGACCAGTATCGCGCGTTGCCGGCCGGCAAGGCCTACCTGTCGAACATCTACACCCCGGCGACGATCGCCGAGCAGGGCTACGTCGTGCCGTCGACCGTGCCGAAGCTCTCGGACACGACGCTGACCAGTCTCGCGGTCGTCGACACGATGTCGGTGCTCGACGAGCGGATCGCGCTGACGCTCGGCGTCCGGCAGCAGCGGGTCGAGTCGCACAACTTCTCGACCACGACCGGCGCCGTCACCGCCGCCTATGACCGCAGCGCCGCGACGCCGATGGCGGGTCTCGTCGTCCGGCCGCTCGATTTCGTGTCGTTCTACGGCAACTACATCGAAGGCCTCAGCAAGGGCGACGTCGCGCCGACCACGGCGCGCAACGCCGGCGAGGTGTTCGCGCCCTATCGCTCCAAGCAGGTCGAGGCGGGCGTGAAGTTCGATCTCGGCCGGATCGGCCTGACCTTCGGCGCCTTCCAGATCACCAAGCCGAGCGGCGAGCTCAACGGCGGCGTCTACAGCGTCGGCGGCGAGCAGCGGATCCGCGGCTTCGAGGTCGAGACCTTCGGGGCGATCACGCCGGACCTGCGCGCCGTCGGCGGCTTCACCGTGCTCGACGGCCGGATCACCAAGACCGCGACGCTCGCCAATCTCGGCAAGACGCCGATCGGCGTCGCGCCGTTCCAGGCGAGCTTCGGCGTCGAGTGGGATTGGCCGGGGCTCAAGGATCTGACGCTGTCGGGGACCGTGGTCTACACCGGCCGCCAGTATGTCGACAGCGCCAACACCCAGTCGCTGCCGGACTGGACCCGGCTCGATCTCGGCGCCCGCTACGCCACCACGATCGGCGACCGCAAGGCGACCTGGCGCGCGTCGGTCGTGAACGTCGCGGACACGAAGTACTGGGCCGGCGTCGCCTCGTTCGGCACGTTTGCTCAGGGCGTGCCGCGCACCTTCCGCGTCTCATTCGACATGGATCTCTGA